Part of the Methanosphaera sp. WGK6 genome is shown below.
GTTCCAATATTAACAAAGATAACTAATATTAACATGGTTATTAAGGATAATATTAGTTTTATCATTCCGTGATTGCCTAAATATTTATCACTCTTATTTTTATCTCTCGCAACTTCACGTATTGTTAGTGTAGAAAGACCTAGGTCTGTAAAAATAGCAAATAATCCTGAAATTGCAGTAGCAAAAGAAATAATACCAAAATTTGTTGTTCCAAGATATCTTGCTGAGTATAGTGTATAAAAGAATGCAAGAATATAACTTACCATTTGTGATAGGAATAATACACTTGTATTTTTCACTAATGTTTTAACAGTACTCATATTTAATCACATTATTCTTTTTTAATTCTAAAAATTATGAAATTTCTTATTTTTATTTAAACAAGTTCTTTTATTAAATCAAGAACATTTCTTACTATCGTAGCCATACTTATTTTTTTATATTCATTTAATTGTCCAATAAATGTTATTTGAGGATAATCTTTAGTTAATTCTTTATATTTATCATATAATTCTATATTTTTATTATTAGTAAGAAGATGATGTGGTATGCTTCTTTCTTCAAAATTAGAATTATATTCTATTGGAAATTCAAATTGAATCGTTGTTTTATTTGATTGTTGTCCTGTTAGATATTTATATTCTGTTATTTGTGTAAAATGGTATTCATCAAGGTAAAGTATTGTAGCATTTTTTTGGAAATATTGCTGATTAATAGTTTCGTTCATTATTATGGATGATTTATACTCTAATTTTCCATATTTATAATTGAAAAATTCATCTATTTGTCCAGTAAATATAATTTTTCCTTTAAATTCTTCATCTTCATAGTATAGTTTTTTATTTTCATAATCAACATGTATTAATTCATCATACTCTTTTTCTAAAAGAATGGTAATATTATGATTGGATAACATATTTTCAAACATCGCAGTATAACCATTAGTTGGTATACCTTGATATAAATCTAAATAATATCTACAGTCATAGGATACTTGGATAGGTATATTTCCAGCAATTGTATGGCCTAACGAATTATAGGAGTTACCTAATTCTTTTTCAAGATAATTAATAGAATTTATATGAATATACTCAGTAAATTTTTTTAAATATTTATTATCTATCTTTTCAATGTCAGAAAGTGGTATTCTATCATTCACATTGTATAATTTAAGTAATGCTGATTTTATTTTTGAGGAATCTTCCGGTAAACATTTATCTATTGAAATTAGGTTTAAAGGTAATGGTATGAACATATCTTCTTTTTTACCAACTATTTTATGATTATAAATATCCCAGTTTGTGAATAATGAAAGATAGTCATAAACATCTCTGTCATCTGTATGGAATATATGTGGTCCATATTTATGGATTAAAAGGCCATCGTCATTATAACAATCATAGCAATTTCCTCCAATATGATCTCGTTTATCAATTAACAGTACTTTTTTATTATGAATATTTGCTAATTGTTCTGCTGCAGTTATTCCTGCAATTCCTGCTCCTACAATTATAAAATCATATGCCACGTTTATAATCCTCCAAATATATTAACTCAGTGTTTTCTATATTTTATTTATTATTTTAATTCCCTTTCTTTGCAAAAATATGAACATTGCAATAGTTATGAATGTTTCGGTTATTGCAAAGGATATTGCTATTCCTATCTCTCTCATTAATATTATAAGTAATATTCCAAGAACAATATCTAAAACGCCTCCAAGTAGAACTATTGATGTAAATGCTTTTTTGTAATTGAATGTTAACATAGTTTCAATACCAAACACGGTACTTAAACTAACAACAAATGGTAATAGGGATAATATTCTAAGTATTATTATTGAATTATAATATGTATTTCCAAATAGTATCATTATAATTGGTTCTGCAAATATAAATAATCCTAATGATAATATTACACCTATAATTGCCATTAATTTTGTTAATTTTCTAATAAAAATTATACTTGTTTTTTTATCATCAGTATTTACTTTGCGACTTATAAAAGGATATAATGATTGTGAAATTGGATTTAATAATCCATTCACTGCTAAAACTATTTTTTCAGCAATTGTATAATATCCAACAAGTGTGTTATTTGTAAGTAAGCCTAATAGGAATGTATTTGTTGTAGTATACATATTTATTCCAATGGTAGATATGAATACAGACCAACCTTCTTTCAAATGATATTTTAAACTTTTTACTGAAGGTATTCTTAATTTTATATTAAATCTTGTAAGTGAAATGTATATTCCAAGAATTCCTACAATAATAAATCCTAATGAGTTTATCACAGGAACTAATATGTAATCAGAACTCTGATGGATGAATACAAAGATTAATACAGTAAATATTATTTTTCCTATGATGTTAAGAATACTTGTGTATCGCATATATTCCATTCCTTGAAATAGCCATGTTGGAAAGAGAACATACCCTATAACCATTCCAAATGTTAATAAGTAAATATTAGCATCATTACTAAACTTTGGAATTAATATTATGATTGATAAAAGTATTATAAAACTTATGATAGTTAAAATAATCTTTATAAACATCACTGAACTAAATATATCTGATACTTTTTCATCATCGTCTCTACAAATTGCTAATTCTCTAGTTGCTGATAAATTAAATCCATAATCTGTTAAATATTGAAAATAAGTTATAAGTGAAATGGCATATTGGGTTAAACCAAATTTTTCAGGACCTAGTACTAGT
Proteins encoded:
- a CDS encoding flippase; translation: MLSRIKGILRRQEYKKILENMVSLTGLQFASYILPLITLPYLTLVLGPEKFGLTQYAISLITYFQYLTDYGFNLSATRELAICRDDDEKVSDIFSSVMFIKIILTIISFIILLSIIILIPKFSNDANIYLLTFGMVIGYVLFPTWLFQGMEYMRYTSILNIIGKIIFTVLIFVFIHQSSDYILVPVINSLGFIIVGILGIYISLTRFNIKLRIPSVKSLKYHLKEGWSVFISTIGINMYTTTNTFLLGLLTNNTLVGYYTIAEKIVLAVNGLLNPISQSLYPFISRKVNTDDKKTSIIFIRKLTKLMAIIGVILSLGLFIFAEPIIMILFGNTYYNSIIILRILSLLPFVVSLSTVFGIETMLTFNYKKAFTSIVLLGGVLDIVLGILLIILMREIGIAISFAITETFITIAMFIFLQRKGIKIINKI
- the glf gene encoding UDP-galactopyranose mutase, encoding MAYDFIIVGAGIAGITAAEQLANIHNKKVLLIDKRDHIGGNCYDCYNDDGLLIHKYGPHIFHTDDRDVYDYLSLFTNWDIYNHKIVGKKEDMFIPLPLNLISIDKCLPEDSSKIKSALLKLYNVNDRIPLSDIEKIDNKYLKKFTEYIHINSINYLEKELGNSYNSLGHTIAGNIPIQVSYDCRYYLDLYQGIPTNGYTAMFENMLSNHNITILLEKEYDELIHVDYENKKLYYEDEEFKGKIIFTGQIDEFFNYKYGKLEYKSSIIMNETINQQYFQKNATILYLDEYHFTQITEYKYLTGQQSNKTTIQFEFPIEYNSNFEERSIPHHLLTNNKNIELYDKYKELTKDYPQITFIGQLNEYKKISMATIVRNVLDLIKELV